In Leptolyngbya sp. 'hensonii', the following proteins share a genomic window:
- a CDS encoding protein kinase — protein MTILLNNRYLIVQTLGTGDLCSTFLAQDTWVNPHRWCVVKEYGPAPTQVRLRRRVQDQFRRSATTLTELSKRSNQLPTTFSHFGRSGWFYLVREWVDGQSLSEKLQQEGPFSEALVQALLIRLLGLLDYLHSKKIIHGAIQADNIILRIRDSEPMLINFSGFKQAIYSGLPSSKQAVLPLRSNRDRLTTAADLYDLGLTAIHLLTGILPTDLEAMRARRLMWQGYAANISPQLVAVLNKATELQPRNRYPSARDMLRDLWAKNLPAVYPPAYLPDPAPAVKPKSTRSGRLAKNEWLQALVPGSIIGFLIVVAFVFLRR, from the coding sequence ATGACCATCCTCCTGAATAATCGCTACTTGATTGTCCAGACCCTCGGTACTGGTGACTTATGCTCCACGTTTCTGGCTCAGGATACGTGGGTTAATCCCCATCGCTGGTGTGTGGTCAAGGAGTATGGGCCTGCACCCACCCAGGTCCGTCTACGCCGACGGGTGCAAGATCAGTTTCGTCGATCGGCCACAACCCTGACTGAACTGAGTAAGCGCAGTAATCAGCTCCCCACCACATTCAGTCACTTTGGCCGATCGGGCTGGTTTTACCTGGTCCGGGAATGGGTTGATGGCCAATCCCTGAGCGAAAAACTCCAACAGGAAGGTCCGTTCAGCGAGGCCCTAGTTCAGGCTCTGCTGATCCGCCTGTTAGGACTGCTGGATTATTTGCACAGTAAAAAGATCATTCACGGGGCGATCCAGGCTGATAACATCATTTTGCGCATCCGAGACAGCGAACCGATGTTGATTAATTTCAGTGGGTTCAAACAGGCGATTTACAGTGGCCTGCCCTCCTCTAAGCAGGCAGTCCTCCCCTTACGCTCCAACCGCGATCGGTTAACGACTGCAGCCGATCTATACGACCTGGGCCTCACAGCCATTCACCTGCTGACCGGAATTTTGCCCACCGATTTAGAAGCCATGCGGGCCCGACGCCTGATGTGGCAGGGCTACGCCGCCAATATCAGTCCACAACTGGTAGCAGTTCTGAACAAAGCCACAGAACTTCAGCCCCGCAATCGCTACCCTTCAGCCCGGGACATGCTGCGGGATCTGTGGGCCAAAAATCTTCCCGCAGTCTATCCCCCAGCTTACCTGCCCGATCCGGCCCCAGCCGTGAAGCCCAAATCTACCCGCTCCGGGAGATTGGCCAAGAACGAGTGGCTACAAGCCCTAGTACCCGGTAGCATCATTGGCTTCCTGATTGTGGTTGCCTTTGTTTTCCTGCGCCGATAA
- the rpsB gene encoding 30S ribosomal protein S2 translates to MPVVSLAQMMEAGVHFGHQTRRWNPKMSQYIFTSRNGVHIIDLVQTAQLMDDAYGYMRIAAEQGKKFLFIGTKRQAAGIVAQEALRCGSNFINQRWLGGMLTNWTTIKTRVDRLKDLERREETGALDLLPKKEASVLRRELEKLQKYLGGIKTMRKVPDIVVIVDQRREYNAVLECQKLGIPIVSLLDTNCDPDLVDIPIPANDDAIRSIKLVVGKLADAIYEGRHGQMDVEEEYEDYEGADEEYDYDDSDSFLPDDDDVEE, encoded by the coding sequence ATGCCAGTTGTCTCTTTAGCACAAATGATGGAGGCAGGGGTTCACTTTGGGCATCAAACCCGCCGTTGGAATCCCAAGATGTCCCAGTACATTTTCACTTCCCGCAATGGGGTGCATATCATCGACCTCGTCCAGACTGCTCAGTTGATGGATGACGCCTACGGCTATATGCGAATTGCCGCCGAGCAAGGCAAAAAGTTTTTGTTCATTGGCACCAAGCGTCAAGCGGCTGGGATTGTCGCCCAGGAAGCTCTCCGTTGCGGTTCTAACTTTATCAATCAGCGCTGGTTGGGGGGCATGCTGACCAACTGGACGACGATCAAAACCCGAGTCGATCGCCTGAAAGATCTGGAACGCCGGGAAGAAACAGGGGCCCTGGATCTACTGCCGAAAAAGGAAGCCTCTGTACTGCGGCGGGAACTGGAAAAGCTGCAGAAATACCTGGGCGGGATCAAAACCATGCGGAAGGTCCCCGATATCGTGGTAATTGTAGACCAGCGTCGAGAGTACAATGCCGTCCTCGAATGCCAGAAACTGGGCATTCCGATCGTCTCCCTTCTGGATACCAACTGCGACCCCGACTTGGTAGATATTCCCATTCCCGCTAACGATGATGCAATTCGGTCAATTAAGCTAGTAGTAGGAAAACTGGCCGATGCCATCTATGAAGGTCGTCATGGTCAGATGGATGTTGAAGAAGAGTACGAGGATTACGAAGGCGCTGACGAAGAATACGATTACGACGACAGCGACTCTTTCTTGCCCGATGATGATGACGTTGAAGAGTAG
- a CDS encoding glycosyltransferase family A protein gives MFFSVVIPTYNRKPILEKCLRALEQQQFAASTAVTGYEIVLVDDGSTDGTLDWLQQEQAQFPHVRLFQQTHMGPAAARNLGVAESQGDTIVFIDSDLVVVDQFLQAHADQLLQGQQTLGHDRLFTYGRVINTCNFEAPESEPFKLTDFSAAYFATGNVAIARTWLEQAGLFDTRFQLYGWEDLELGVRLRQLDLTLIKAPAAVGYHWHPAFSLAQIPSLIDKEIQRGRMGVLFYQKHPTWNVRLMIQMTWIHRLLWGILSLGGLLNERTTAPLLQWLIDQGKPQLALEAARVFFLNWYNVQGVYSAYTEAQSSNPNFK, from the coding sequence GTGTTTTTTAGCGTCGTGATTCCGACATACAACCGGAAACCTATTCTGGAAAAATGCTTAAGAGCACTGGAACAGCAGCAGTTTGCTGCCAGTACGGCTGTCACAGGCTATGAAATTGTGCTGGTTGATGATGGTTCTACCGATGGCACCCTGGACTGGCTGCAACAGGAGCAAGCACAATTTCCCCATGTCCGGCTCTTCCAGCAAACCCATATGGGACCTGCTGCCGCTCGAAATCTGGGTGTGGCAGAGTCGCAGGGAGATACGATCGTCTTCATTGACAGTGACCTGGTGGTGGTCGATCAATTCCTGCAAGCCCATGCCGATCAACTCCTCCAGGGGCAGCAAACTCTGGGCCATGACCGTCTCTTTACCTATGGTCGCGTGATCAATACCTGCAACTTTGAGGCTCCTGAGAGCGAGCCTTTCAAGCTGACTGACTTTTCCGCTGCTTATTTTGCCACCGGTAATGTGGCGATCGCCCGCACCTGGCTGGAACAGGCGGGCCTGTTTGACACCCGTTTTCAACTGTATGGCTGGGAAGATTTGGAACTAGGGGTGCGCCTGCGGCAATTGGACCTGACCCTGATCAAGGCTCCTGCCGCAGTTGGATATCACTGGCACCCGGCCTTTAGTCTGGCGCAAATCCCTAGCCTGATCGACAAAGAAATTCAGCGGGGCCGCATGGGAGTCCTGTTTTATCAGAAGCATCCCACCTGGAACGTGCGTTTAATGATTCAGATGACTTGGATTCACCGTCTGCTGTGGGGCATCCTCTCTCTAGGGGGTCTCCTGAATGAGCGCACTACGGCTCCTCTACTCCAATGGTTGATTGATCAGGGCAAGCCCCAATTAGCCCTGGAAGCAGCCCGTGTCTTTTTCCTGAATTGGTACAACGTGCAGGGGGTCTACAGTGCCTATACTGAAGCTCAGAGCAGTAATCCCAATTTTAAGTGA
- a CDS encoding serine hydrolase: protein MFQNRPPRRRTSTPFRSNRSAPFFQGGILERGSKSAQPPTTQTIPTTAPHPSMADGGSRERSPRRQRSPRRSRRVPPGGSQRQGQLPYPLKVAIVALVIAVTGISTVEASRKKSIAGPGPTLSAAALPIGELEPSNPAPLGYSSELVYNISRPPDLDTSLPLQEIVDDTVNFVSQQGLPTRALSISLIDVKLKTIAGYQAEKLRYPASVAKLFWMVTFYGRLAAGSYNRTLPTGDVDLYKMMEDSNNTSAARIMDWVTDTESGPQLEAEGEFNAWLYKREWVNRFFHGAGYDRISLSQKNFPYDDHVEPEGRDLQLLKDQKRNRVTTYHAARLLYEIFNRQAVSEEYSRRMVKLLTKDLRPEAWSKKRDNPIQSFFGESLSDEEVTFASKVGWTSTSRQEAALIQSRDGKVAYILVVFGDHKTYADSWNLFPQISARIHKRMMAMAQPEPPAASPAPEKSTPTAQPEAASP, encoded by the coding sequence TTGTTTCAAAATCGCCCACCCCGTCGTCGGACTTCCACCCCATTTCGCTCCAATCGCTCTGCTCCCTTTTTCCAGGGGGGGATCCTGGAGCGTGGGAGCAAAAGTGCTCAGCCCCCTACCACCCAGACCATCCCGACCACAGCTCCCCATCCATCCATGGCGGATGGGGGCAGTCGGGAGCGATCGCCCCGACGCCAGCGATCGCCCCGGCGGTCTCGGCGGGTTCCGCCCGGAGGAAGTCAGAGGCAGGGGCAGTTGCCCTATCCGCTGAAGGTTGCGATTGTGGCTCTGGTTATCGCTGTAACAGGTATTTCCACCGTCGAAGCAAGCCGGAAAAAGTCTATTGCTGGTCCAGGCCCAACCCTATCTGCAGCAGCCCTGCCCATAGGAGAATTGGAACCAAGCAACCCCGCCCCTCTGGGCTATAGTTCAGAGCTGGTTTATAACATCTCCCGTCCCCCAGACTTAGACACCAGCCTGCCATTACAAGAGATCGTGGACGATACCGTTAACTTTGTCTCCCAACAGGGCTTACCCACCAGAGCTTTATCGATCAGCCTGATTGATGTCAAGCTGAAAACGATCGCAGGGTATCAGGCTGAGAAGCTCCGCTATCCCGCCAGTGTTGCGAAACTATTCTGGATGGTTACCTTTTATGGGCGGCTGGCGGCTGGCAGTTATAACCGGACCCTGCCAACTGGCGATGTCGATCTTTATAAGATGATGGAGGATTCCAATAATACTTCGGCAGCCCGGATCATGGATTGGGTCACTGATACGGAATCGGGTCCCCAATTGGAAGCCGAGGGTGAATTTAATGCCTGGCTCTATAAACGGGAATGGGTGAATCGCTTCTTCCACGGAGCCGGGTACGATCGCATTAGCTTGAGTCAGAAGAATTTTCCCTATGACGATCATGTCGAACCGGAAGGGCGGGATCTCCAACTCCTGAAGGATCAAAAACGGAACCGGGTGACTACCTATCACGCTGCTCGCCTGTTATACGAAATTTTCAATCGGCAGGCCGTTTCAGAAGAATACAGTCGGCGGATGGTCAAATTACTCACCAAGGACCTGCGACCAGAAGCCTGGAGTAAGAAACGGGATAATCCAATTCAAAGTTTTTTTGGCGAATCTCTCTCAGATGAAGAGGTGACCTTTGCCTCCAAAGTGGGTTGGACCTCCACCTCACGGCAGGAAGCCGCCCTGATTCAATCCCGCGATGGTAAAGTGGCCTACATTCTCGTCGTCTTTGGCGACCACAAGACTTACGCCGATAGCTGGAACCTGTTCCCACAAATTTCGGCCCGGATTCACAAGCGGATGATGGCCATGGCCCAACCCGAACCACCGGCTGCATCTCCTGCCCCCGAAAAATCCACCCCTACCGCCCAACCCGAAGCCGCCAGCCCATAA
- a CDS encoding FGGY-family carbohydrate kinase translates to MNAYLGIDFGTSGARAIVIDSSGQIAVQGSYPYLSSDQQPEIWHQALFDLIEQIPATLRSTIAAIALNGTSATVLLCDGQGQPIDAPILYNDDRGAAFQAEWSDRVPPNHVAASATSSLAKLLWWQHQPVYTEARYFLHQADWLSFLLHGQPGISDYHNGLKLGYDVTQLTYPDWLTQSEFMPLLPRVLAPGTPIGPVLPAVRDRFGLPSHCQVCAGTTDSIAAFLAAGVTTPGQAVTSLGSTLVLKLLSRTPVEHRGYGIYSHRFGRFWLVGGASNTGGAVLNQYFTATELQDWSEQIPADQESPLDYYPLLRSGERFPINDPHYPPRLEPRPTDPISFLHGLLESIARIEARGYDLLQELGATPLSQVYTAGGGAKNRSWTHIRARHLRVPVSPSAQTEAAYGTALLAMRGILLQ, encoded by the coding sequence ATGAACGCTTATCTGGGAATTGACTTTGGTACATCTGGCGCAAGGGCGATCGTCATTGATAGCAGCGGCCAGATCGCAGTCCAGGGCAGTTATCCCTATTTGTCTTCCGATCAACAGCCTGAAATCTGGCACCAGGCTCTGTTTGATTTGATCGAGCAAATTCCAGCAACCCTTCGCTCGACCATCGCCGCGATCGCCCTCAATGGCACCTCCGCCACGGTGCTTCTCTGTGATGGCCAGGGCCAACCCATTGATGCCCCTATTCTTTATAACGATGACCGGGGGGCAGCGTTTCAGGCGGAATGGTCTGATCGGGTTCCGCCCAACCATGTGGCCGCCAGCGCCACCTCCAGCCTGGCCAAGTTGCTCTGGTGGCAACACCAGCCCGTCTATACTGAAGCCCGATACTTCCTGCACCAGGCGGACTGGCTGTCGTTTCTGCTCCATGGCCAACCGGGGATCAGCGACTATCACAATGGCCTGAAGCTGGGCTATGACGTGACCCAGCTTACCTATCCAGACTGGCTGACCCAGTCTGAATTCATGCCTCTGTTACCCAGGGTGCTGGCCCCAGGCACCCCGATCGGTCCGGTATTGCCAGCGGTGCGCGATCGATTTGGGTTGCCCTCCCATTGCCAGGTCTGCGCCGGAACCACGGACAGTATTGCCGCCTTTCTGGCTGCAGGGGTGACGACGCCTGGCCAGGCCGTCACCTCCCTAGGTTCCACCCTAGTCCTGAAGCTCCTGAGCCGGACTCCCGTAGAACACAGGGGCTATGGCATCTACAGTCATCGTTTCGGTCGATTCTGGTTGGTCGGCGGAGCCTCCAATACAGGTGGAGCGGTGTTGAACCAGTATTTTACGGCTACAGAACTACAGGATTGGAGTGAGCAAATTCCGGCGGATCAAGAAAGTCCGCTCGACTACTATCCCCTGCTGCGATCGGGGGAACGCTTTCCCATTAATGACCCCCACTATCCACCCCGACTGGAGCCCCGGCCCACCGATCCTATTTCTTTCCTGCACGGATTGCTGGAGAGCATAGCGCGAATTGAAGCGCGGGGTTATGATTTGCTGCAAGAGTTGGGTGCAACACCATTGAGTCAGGTCTACACCGCTGGCGGAGGGGCAAAAAACCGGTCCTGGACCCACATTCGTGCCCGTCACCTGCGAGTGCCTGTCTCCCCTTCTGCCCAAACTGAAGCCGCCTATGGGACAGCCCTGCTGGCCATGCGAGGAATCCTGCTGCAATGA